A window of the Phaseolus vulgaris cultivar G19833 chromosome 5, P. vulgaris v2.0, whole genome shotgun sequence genome harbors these coding sequences:
- the LOC137834968 gene encoding uncharacterized protein isoform X2: protein MDFPSGGEIMEDVENNYIGGENNDEENRIEISEERSEEVQAHGWCLLPKRTYDSIKEKEDESWREIIDDQTLKQKSPGGNTVLHVAALYGNDRCVERILEIGPAELLIALNNNGDTPLHVAARAGKISTLHKLVAPLLRNLNSQQAKMVILVINKQRNTLFHEALLNGHKNVMEILDSSPPGFRKLVELEVFACTNYQDKSVLQLAFERGYEDIVDDGLTRIIPGMEG from the exons ATGGATTTTCCTAGTGGAGGGGAGATAATGGAGGACGTGGAGAATAACTACATCGGAGGAGAAAACAATGATGAAGAAAACAGAATTGAAATCTCAGAAGAACGCAGTGAAGAAGTTCAGGCACATGGTTGGTGTTTGTTGCCAAAGAGAACATACGattcaataaaagaaaaagaggaTGAATCTTGGAGAGAAATAATAGATGATCAGACTCTAAAGCAAAAGAGCCCTGGGGGAAACACGGTGCTGCATGTAGCAGCTCTCTATGGAAATGATAGGTGTGTGGAAAGAATACTTGAAATTGGTCCAGCAGAGCTTTTGATAGCATTAAATAATAATGGTGACACCCCACTGCATGTTGCTGCAAGAGCTGGCAAGATCTCTACTCTTCACAAGTTGGTGGCTCCACTTCTTCGTAATCTAAATTCTCAACAAGCCAAAATGGTAATCCTAGTAATCAACAAACAAAGAAATACTTTGTTTCATGAAGCCTTGTTGAATGGTCACAAAAATGTAATGGAGATTCTAGATTCTTCACCACCAGGTTTCAGGAAATTGGTTGAGCTAGAAGTGTTTGCTTGTACAAACTATCAAGACAAATCAGTTTTGCAGTTAGCATTTGAGAGAGGGTACGAGGACATTGTTGATGATGGGTTGACCAGAATAATTCCTGGTATGGAAG GGTGA
- the LOC137834968 gene encoding uncharacterized protein isoform X1 — MDFPSGGEIMEDVENNYIGGENNDEENRIEISEERSEEVQAHGWCLLPKRTYDSIKEKEDESWREIIDDQTLKQKSPGGNTVLHVAALYGNDRCVERILEIGPAELLIALNNNGDTPLHVAARAGKISTLHKLVAPLLRNLNSQQAKMVILVINKQRNTLFHEALLNGHKNVMEILDSSPPGFRKLVELEVFACTNYQDKSVLQLAFERGYEDIVDDGLTRIIPGMEGT; from the coding sequence ATGGATTTTCCTAGTGGAGGGGAGATAATGGAGGACGTGGAGAATAACTACATCGGAGGAGAAAACAATGATGAAGAAAACAGAATTGAAATCTCAGAAGAACGCAGTGAAGAAGTTCAGGCACATGGTTGGTGTTTGTTGCCAAAGAGAACATACGattcaataaaagaaaaagaggaTGAATCTTGGAGAGAAATAATAGATGATCAGACTCTAAAGCAAAAGAGCCCTGGGGGAAACACGGTGCTGCATGTAGCAGCTCTCTATGGAAATGATAGGTGTGTGGAAAGAATACTTGAAATTGGTCCAGCAGAGCTTTTGATAGCATTAAATAATAATGGTGACACCCCACTGCATGTTGCTGCAAGAGCTGGCAAGATCTCTACTCTTCACAAGTTGGTGGCTCCACTTCTTCGTAATCTAAATTCTCAACAAGCCAAAATGGTAATCCTAGTAATCAACAAACAAAGAAATACTTTGTTTCATGAAGCCTTGTTGAATGGTCACAAAAATGTAATGGAGATTCTAGATTCTTCACCACCAGGTTTCAGGAAATTGGTTGAGCTAGAAGTGTTTGCTTGTACAAACTATCAAGACAAATCAGTTTTGCAGTTAGCATTTGAGAGAGGGTACGAGGACATTGTTGATGATGGGTTGACCAGAATAATTCCTGGTATGGAAGGTACATAG
- the LOC137836116 gene encoding protein ACCELERATED CELL DEATH 6-like: MVDFPGGEEISMKNYDLENNYKEGGQASRNMIEENRIERSEEGSDEVKAHGWCLLPKRTYDSIKEKEDESWREIIDDQTLKQKSPGGNTVLHVAALYGNVDCVERIDEIGGAEILTAKNRNGDTPLHVAARAGHIYTLHKLLTAVLRNPNSEQAKEAILVTNNQGNTLFHEAFLNGHKDVMKILDSSPPDFWKWVVETAFTITNNKDKSVLQLAFEKDYEDIVDQVLFPSTSEGTCCHNLQTSSYYFCALFFLKFAIIWLGLLIIISFRSHSNSDFGYEDEDEDEDEDEYEDVYGILEKIVNEKKEWIHVKDDIGRNALHYAASTGYLYGVEYLLQHCHTCNMEKDNDGFFPLHLASAFGHTKVLKKLLENCPNPREIVDNKGRNIVHISTIMGQFNVVKYILQDTNDEVKDMINDKDCDGNTPLHLAASHSRPKIVQALTWDTKVDLHCLNNNNQTALDVFEQFRQENNPPFPQRLTWCQLKSAGVQYSKRGSHSIKIPNPRKPEANKTDFFKDRINTLMLVSTLITTVAFAAGFTLPGGNNSSSPGKQGMAVMLNHMWFKPFILCITISMYGGIGVTIILLWAQLEDITLAMLALKVAMPLLGVTLATLSVAFLAGVHLVISDLSWLATIVMILCVVFILLLLLLYTLLSFPSESNNIIMRYISFYPFQFLAWLFEDSTEVLRPLSVIWEFPSPGWVKINTDEAARGYPGFATCGGIFRGSMRVFIGAFYAFLDIKTALVAEFYGVIYALEETHKMSLTNV, encoded by the exons ATGGTGGATTTTCCTGGTGGAGAGGAGATAAGTATGAAGAATTATGACTTGGAAAATAACTACAAGGAAGGAGGACAGGCTTCAAGGAATATGATTGAAGAAAACAGAATTGAAAGGTCAGAAGAAGGCAGTGATGAAGTTAAGGCACATGGTTGGTGTTTGTTGCCAAAGAGAACATACGattcaataaaagaaaaagaggaTGAATCTTGGAGAGAAATAATAGATGATCAGACTCTAAAGCAAAAGAGCCCTGGGGGAAACACGGTGCTGCATGTAGCAGCTCTCTATGGAAATGTTGACTGTGTGGAAAGAATAGATGAAATTGGTGGAGCAGAGATTTTGACAGCAAAAAATAGAAATGGTGACACCCCACTGCATGTTGCTGCAAGAGCTGGCCACATCTATACTCTTCACAAGTTGTTGACTGCAGTTCTTCGTAATCCAAATTCTGAACAAGCCAAAGAGGCAATCCTAGTAACCAACAACCAAGGAAATACTTTGTTTCATGAAGCCTTCTTGAATGGTCACAAAGATGTAATGAAGATTCTAGATTCTTCACCACCAGACTTCTGGAAATGGGTTGTGGAAACTGCGTTTACTATTacaaacaataaagacaaatcAGTTTTGCAGTTAGCATTTGAGAAAGACTACGAGGACATTGTTGATCAAGTGTTGTTCCCCAGTACTAGCGAAGGTACATGTTGCCACAACCTTCAAACTTCTTCCTATTATTTTTGCGCTTTATTTTTCCTTAAATTCGCAATAATTTGGTTGGGATTATTAATCATAA TATCCTTCCGCTCTCATTCTAATTCTGATTTTGGttatgaagatgaagatgaagatgaagatgaagatgaatatGAAGATGTATATG GTATTTTAGAGAAAATAGTAAACGAAAAGAAAGAATGGATTCATGTTAAGGATGACATAGGAAGAAATGCTCTTCACTATGCAGCATCTACAGGTTATCTATATGGTGTTGAGTATTTGCTTCAACATTGTCATACCTGCAATATGGAAAAAGACAATGATGGCTTTTTTCCTCTTCATCTCGCTTCTGCATTTGGACATACAAAAGTGCTAAAAAAGTTGCTTGAAAATTGTCCAAATCCCAGAGAAATAGTTGATAACAAAGGTCGAAATATTGTTCACATTTCTACTATAATGGGACAATTTAATGTGGTAAAGTACATCTTGCAAGATACAAATGATGAAGTTAAAGATATGATAAATGACAAGGATTGCGATGGAAACACTCCGTTGCATTTGGCTGCCTCACACTCTCGTCCAAAAATTGTGCAAGCCTTGACATGGGACACAAAAGTGGATCTCCATTGCCTTAACAACAACAACCAAACAGCTCTCGATGTTTTTGAGCAATTTAGACAAGAAAATAATCCGCCCTTCCCCCAG CGGTTAACATGGTGCCAACTAAAATCTGCTGGTGTACAATATTCTAAAAGAGGGTCACACTCTATCAAGATCCCCAATCCTCGCAAACCAGAAGCCAACAAGACGGATTTTTTTAAAGACAGAATCAACACCCTTATGTTGGTTTCAACCCTTATAACTACAGTAGCATTTGCCGCAGGTTTTACTTTGCCTGGTGGAAATAATAGTTCTAGTCCAGGAAAACAAGGCATGGCTGTTATGCTGAATCACATGTGGTTTAAACCATTTATTTTATGCATAACAATATCCATGTATGGTGGCATTGGTGTTACTATTATACTCCTTTGGGCTCAATTGGAAGATATAACTTTGGCTATGTTGGCCCTTAAAGTGGCAATGCCCCTTTTAGGAGTCACTCTCGCAACCCTATCAGTGGCATTCTTGGCTGGTGTCCATCTTGTTATAAGCGATCTCAGTTGGTTGGCCACTATTGTTATGATTTTGTGTGTGGTCTTCATTCTCCTGCTTTTGTTACTATACACTCTTCTCTCGTTCCCCTCAGAATCAAACAACATCATAATGCGATACATTTCTTTCTATCCTTTTCAGTTTCTCGCATGGTTATTTGAAGATTCAACTGAAG ttcttcgtcctctttcTGTTatatgggagtttccttcaccaggttgggttaaaattaacacggatgaggctgctaggggatatccAGGTTTTGccacttgtggaggtattttccgtgGGAGTATGAGAGTGTTTATTGGAGCCTTCTATGCGTTTCTTGACATTAAGACTGCTCTGGTTGCtgaattttatggagttatatatgctttAGAGGAAACTCATAAGATGAGTCTTACTAATGTCTGa